A genomic stretch from Bos javanicus breed banteng chromosome 3, ARS-OSU_banteng_1.0, whole genome shotgun sequence includes:
- the FDPS gene encoding farnesyl pyrophosphate synthase isoform X2: MNGDQKLEAYAQERQDFIQHFSQIVKVLTEEDIGHPEIGDAITRLKEVLEYNAIGGKYNRGLTVVITFRELVEPGKQDPDSLQRALTVGWCVELLQAFFLVSDDIMDSSLTRRGQTCWYQKPGIGLDAINDAFLLESSIYRLLKLYCREQPYYLDLIELFLQSSYQTEIGQTLDLITAPQGNVDLGRFTEKRYKSIVKYKTAFYSFYLPVAAAMYMAGIDGEKEHAHAKKILLEMGEFFQIQDDYLDLFGDPSMTGKIGTDIQDNKCSWLVVQCLQRASPEQRQILQENYGQKEAEKVARVKALYEEMNLSAVYMQYEEDSYNHIMGLIEQYAAPLPPAIFLGLAQKIYKRKK; the protein is encoded by the exons ATGAATGGAGACCAGAAATTGGAGGCTTACGCCCAAGAAAGGCAGGATTTCATCCAGCACTTCTCCCAGATTGTCAAGGTGCTGACTGAGGAGGACATTGGGCATCCAGAGATAGGAGATGCCATTACCCGACTCAAGGAG GTCCTGGAGTACAATGCCATCGGAGGCAAGTACAATCGGGGTTTGACGGTGGTAATAACCTTCCGGGAGCTTGTGGAGCCTGGGAAACAAGATCCTGACAGTCTCCAGCGGGCCCTGACTGTGGGCTGGTGTGTGGAACTG CTCCAAGCCTTCTTCCTGGTGTCAGATGACATTATGGACTCATCCCTCACCCGACGGGGGCAGACCTGCTGGTATCAGAAG CCAGGCATAGGTTTGGATGCCATCAATGATGCTTTCCTTCTGGAATCATCCATCTACCGCCTGTTGAAGCTGTACTGTCGGGAGCAGCCCTATTACCTGGACCTGATCGAGCTCTTCCTGCAG AGTTCTTATCAAACTGAGATCGGACAGACCTTGGACCTCATCACAGCTCCCCAGGGCAACGTGGATCTTGGCAGATTCACAGAAAAGAG GTATAAGTCTATTGTCAAGTACAAGACAGCTTTCTACTCCTTTTACCTTCCTGTAGCTGCTGCCATGTATATG GCGGGCATTGATGGGGAGAAGGAGCATGCCCATGCCAAGAAGATCCTGCTGGAGATGGGAGAGTTCTTTCAGATTCAG GATGATTACCTCGATCTCTTTGGGGACCCCAGCATGACGGGTAAGATCGGCACAGACATCCAGGACAACAAGTGCAGCtggctggtggtccagtgtctgcAGCGGGCCTCTCCAGAGCAGCGCCAAATCCTGCAG GAGAACTATGGGCAGAAGGAGGCTGAGAAGGTGGCCCGAGTGAAGGCGCTCTACGAGGAGATGAATCTGTCGGCTGTGTACATGCAATACGAGGAAGACAGTTACAACCACATTATGGGTCTCATTGAGCAGTATGCTgcgcccctgcccccagccatcTTCCTGGGGTTAGCACAAAAGATCTACAAGCGGAAAAAGTGA
- the FDPS gene encoding farnesyl pyrophosphate synthase isoform X1, which translates to MPPPMLPLSRWLRSVGVFLLPAPCWVPQDRLLGPLQRPTLGHGCPVLGAWHSARCWRQAWTEEPRAFYSSLRMNGDQKLEAYAQERQDFIQHFSQIVKVLTEEDIGHPEIGDAITRLKEVLEYNAIGGKYNRGLTVVITFRELVEPGKQDPDSLQRALTVGWCVELLQAFFLVSDDIMDSSLTRRGQTCWYQKPGIGLDAINDAFLLESSIYRLLKLYCREQPYYLDLIELFLQSSYQTEIGQTLDLITAPQGNVDLGRFTEKRYKSIVKYKTAFYSFYLPVAAAMYMAGIDGEKEHAHAKKILLEMGEFFQIQDDYLDLFGDPSMTGKIGTDIQDNKCSWLVVQCLQRASPEQRQILQENYGQKEAEKVARVKALYEEMNLSAVYMQYEEDSYNHIMGLIEQYAAPLPPAIFLGLAQKIYKRKK; encoded by the exons ATGCCACCTCCCATGCTGCCCCTGTCCCGCTGGCTGAGATCTGTGGGGGTCTTCTTGCTGCCAGCCCCGTGCTGGGTGCCCCAGGACAGGTTGCTGGGTCCCCTACAGCGACCCACCCTGGGGCACGGGTGCCCAGTCCTGGGGGCCTGGCACAGTGCCCGCTGCTGGCGGCaagcgtggacagaggagcctcg AGCATTTTACTCCTCCCTCAGAATGAATGGAGACCAGAAATTGGAGGCTTACGCCCAAGAAAGGCAGGATTTCATCCAGCACTTCTCCCAGATTGTCAAGGTGCTGACTGAGGAGGACATTGGGCATCCAGAGATAGGAGATGCCATTACCCGACTCAAGGAG GTCCTGGAGTACAATGCCATCGGAGGCAAGTACAATCGGGGTTTGACGGTGGTAATAACCTTCCGGGAGCTTGTGGAGCCTGGGAAACAAGATCCTGACAGTCTCCAGCGGGCCCTGACTGTGGGCTGGTGTGTGGAACTG CTCCAAGCCTTCTTCCTGGTGTCAGATGACATTATGGACTCATCCCTCACCCGACGGGGGCAGACCTGCTGGTATCAGAAG CCAGGCATAGGTTTGGATGCCATCAATGATGCTTTCCTTCTGGAATCATCCATCTACCGCCTGTTGAAGCTGTACTGTCGGGAGCAGCCCTATTACCTGGACCTGATCGAGCTCTTCCTGCAG AGTTCTTATCAAACTGAGATCGGACAGACCTTGGACCTCATCACAGCTCCCCAGGGCAACGTGGATCTTGGCAGATTCACAGAAAAGAG GTATAAGTCTATTGTCAAGTACAAGACAGCTTTCTACTCCTTTTACCTTCCTGTAGCTGCTGCCATGTATATG GCGGGCATTGATGGGGAGAAGGAGCATGCCCATGCCAAGAAGATCCTGCTGGAGATGGGAGAGTTCTTTCAGATTCAG GATGATTACCTCGATCTCTTTGGGGACCCCAGCATGACGGGTAAGATCGGCACAGACATCCAGGACAACAAGTGCAGCtggctggtggtccagtgtctgcAGCGGGCCTCTCCAGAGCAGCGCCAAATCCTGCAG GAGAACTATGGGCAGAAGGAGGCTGAGAAGGTGGCCCGAGTGAAGGCGCTCTACGAGGAGATGAATCTGTCGGCTGTGTACATGCAATACGAGGAAGACAGTTACAACCACATTATGGGTCTCATTGAGCAGTATGCTgcgcccctgcccccagccatcTTCCTGGGGTTAGCACAAAAGATCTACAAGCGGAAAAAGTGA